A region of the Sminthopsis crassicaudata isolate SCR6 chromosome 6, ASM4859323v1, whole genome shotgun sequence genome:
aaatgggccgaggggcggagacagagtgagtttttctttttattatagtccggccctcccacagtctgagggacagtgaactggcccctatttaaaaagtttgaggaccactgggctaAACTGTGTGACACAACTACATAGTCTGATTGCTTAAGCCAGTGCTGAGTGGATCCAAAGCCAGGAATTAGTTCCAGATTTATGAAGTTCCACAAAAGAATGGATGGCTGCTGCTGTTTTCTCTACTTCTACCTCCACATTCCTCTGACGTCAGCCACTGGCCACAGGCCCAAGGCCCAAGACTTACCATGGGGGAATCCGCTTTCTCCTCAATGGCCTTTCCGTTTCTATTCTCACCCCAAACCAGGGAGTCAGTGAGAATGGTAGTGTAGTGGAAAACACTGAATGTAGTCACTACCTAAGCTTGAGTCCCAAATAGGTGACTTTGGGGCAAGTCATCTGACCTTTCCCTGGCTGTTTCCTCTTCAGTCAAGGAGGGACTTTGTACCAAATTTTATGTTAagtccttccagctttaaaatgtATGATTTGAAAACATCAATGTACTCAAAACCTGAGATTGAGTCCCAGATaagtgattttggacaagtcatctgACCTTTCCCTagctgtttcctcttcaattaggGGCTTGTAGAAAATTTTATGTAATGGTCTTCCCGCTCTAAAATGTAGCATCTATAGATAAAAGTGATTGCCCGCTCTTCCTTCCTAATGAAGGAAAGCAGACAGCACACATTgtcagatctgattttttttttttcctgagggaggggttaagtgacttgcccaggatcacacagctaggaagtgataagtgtctgagaccagatttgaactcaggtcctcctgaattcagggctggtgctctatccactgcgccacctagccaccTCAGAACAGATCTGATTTCAATTGCTTTggcttaactttttctttaaaaaggaggTGGGGCTGGCCTCAACTGCATAAAGAAGAGACATTTCCAGAAATGATTgtgatattataaagcatcaccaaaaaatttaataaaaaacccTTTTGTGAACACTTTTCTCCACACAAACACCACTCAAAATGTATTCTATTTGAAAAAATCAGAAATGGAATAATTTCTGAGGCCTGCCCAAAGGATATAGgtttaatttaaattcttttttttttcagaaaaattaaaaaaaattatcaacaagGTAAAGGCAAACTTTTAAATAACTGCAGAAGGCTTAGCCCATTTAAAATCATCTCAAACAGGCTGTTTTTGGTCAAAAATACTGTATTAACGGTTGAAGGCATTCCTAATTTAAAGTGCTGGTAAGGAGTGGAAAACTGGGATTTGTTCGGATCGTTTGGAGCTCTGGGGGCGGAGGTCCGGTACTGGTTCTTGCAGCCTGGGACCGCTTGCCTCGAGGCCCTGCCCAGGCTTTTCCCAGCTCTGGTCAGTAACGGCCGCGCATGCGTGGGGGGGGAGGGTGGAGCTGTGAGCCTCAGCCCTCTCCAGGGGGCTCCTCCAAGCCCAGGTCTCGCCCCAGGTCGGTCCACACACTGAGCCCCGGGGCTTCGAAGCCCCCATCGCGGGCCCTGCAGCTGTCCAAAGCAATGCGAGCCTGAATGCTCAGGGGGGGCGGGGCTTGGCAGAAGCTTCGGTAGCAGTCTCGGAGGCGCTCCCAAGTGAGTCCCTCGGGGTCTGTCCCAACCCAGGCGCCCTTAGTCAGGTCAAAGTGCAGGTGGCTGGCCCAGTCCCAGAGCAAATCCAGGCAGGCCTCGGCCAGGTCGGAATGGCGGCTGGCCAGGGAGGCCAGCAGAGGCGTGGGCAGGAGGCGGCACAGGGCGGCCAGTGGGGCGGGCCGTGACAGGAGCCAGGCCAGCAGGGGCGTGGCGGTGGCCGGCCCCAGGTCCGACGGGCTCCCCGGATCATCTTCATCCGAACTGCAGTCTTCCCTTCTGGGCCCAGGCGCGGGCTGCAGCAGCAGCGCTTCGGCCACCACGGTCAGCCAGCGGGACTGGGGCAGCTGCTGCCACAGGCGGTCCAGGAGCAGGGCCTCGGCCCCGGGCTCGGCCTCAGCCTCCTGGCGGagccgcagcagcagcagctcgGCCTCAGTCCGGCGGAGCACGGGGTCAGGCTGGGCCGGGCTGGAGCCCAGCAGCGGCCGCAGCAGCTGGGAGGCGGCCCGGCGGCGGGCCAGCTCGGCTAGGCGGTCTCCTAGGCCTCGCTCGTCGCTGCCTTCCTCCGAGGGCTCCTCAGGCCGCAGGTGCTGGAGCAGCTCGTGCAGCGCGGGGCTGGGCAGCGACGCGTTCTCCAGCAGCCCCAGCGCCAACAGCTGCTCCCCGCAGCCCAGGCCCTCGAAGCTCCGCAGCGGACCTGACTCTAAGCCGGGCGCCGTGTGGGCCGAGTCCCCGTCCTGGGGCGCAGGCCGCAGCCGTAGGCGCCGCAGCCTCCCTTCCAGCGCAGCCCGCACCGGGCCGCGGAGGCGAAAGCGCCCGTGCACGTGCCGGAGGTAGCGAGCCCAGCACAGCGAGCGGCGCACGGCCACACGCCCCCAACTGCCCGCGTGGCGCGTGCGGGACACGGCCAGCACCTCAGCGAATCGCTCCAGCTGCTCCAGCAACAGCTCCATCGCCGCGGCGCGCCGGAGATGACGCAACGCGCCCggcttctcctccttctcttcttccgtTGTGTCCACAAAACCTCCATCCTCATTGGCGCAAAAATCTGTCAATCAGGCACCATACTTACTGTGGTCAAATAAGGCGGGGAAATAGAAACTTCTCTTGGACTTTCCGAGCAACCATAGTAACGGTTTCCAGGGGAACGTGGTTTCTATTTTACAtacggaaaaaaaaaaataacgcTACGCTGGGGGTGCTCAGCTAGAGAAGGATCAGAGGTCTCTTGATTTCTTCGGCCATCAATTAACTTGACTAGATGTTTCATTTAGTATTGCAAATGCCTGAAAACGTGCATAGACCAAAACTGTGGGGACGCAATAACTTAGCGCTATTCAGATTTTTTATGTATAccaatataaacatacacatgcaATGTCCATATGCACTATAAATATGGATATGTAcgtatgttatataatatttagatatatatgtacacgaatatatgaaaacatataggagagaaattatgaaaagtagaaataaatcaaggaaataaagtatttaaatgcCTGCGTGCCCACACATACATGACACAGCAGGGCCTTAAATGTTTATGGAATAACTGATTTCTCTGTGTTagattttgtggaaaaaaaacaaaaaacaacaaaaatgaagcagagtgtaagctccttgagggcagaaactatcaAAGAAGACAATTTATATATTGGGAAAAGGAAGGAACTGAAACTGCTTCTTTGGTATAGGAGTTCTAAGGAGGGTTCGGGTAGATTGAAATAGAGAATCCACTTGCAGACATGTGGTTCGCAGTCTTAAAAAGGAAACTTtcatttaaaagtctttattaaaaAGTTCTGAACAAAATAGACCCACTAAATAGtctaaatcaatttaaaaatagacTAAATAGAATAAAATCTTTACCTAAAGATTTCTAGGGAGAAACTATGgactatttcatttcatttcatttcacagCCGCTTAGGTTCAAGGAGATTCTATggataaacagaagaaagagTAAGAGGCATTAGAAGTGGTCCAGAGATTTCCCTTTTCTAGGGAATCTtgctatcttttaatttttaatgcttttattGTCAACTTAATCATCAATTAACATCAGTAAcaagttataaaaaagaaaaagttacacATAAAAGATGCATTTGTGTTATGTgcaattaaaaaattaactctgaaatttaagaaaatgtaACAAAATAGTATTTTGGGGTAAAGGGGgagttttacagaaaaaaaagtatggacATAAACCTTCAGAGGCTTTTCTGCAGACTCGGCCTAGTAGGACACTAGACTAAGAGacatctagttttctttttttttttttttttttgtttttttttgttgttgttgttgttgttgttgttgttgttgtttttgttgttgtttttttaatttttattttattttataattataacatttttttgacagtacatatgcatgggtaattttttacaacattatcccttgcacttacttctattcagattttttcccttcctcccccaaccccctcccccagatggcaagcagtcaaCATCTAGTTTTCTAAGCAAGTGGGAATCCTCAAAAGGGTTCTTTACAAACATTTAAATGGACTGGATCATTCACAAGGAAAATAAGTGAAGAATGGGCCTGTGCGGGGTGAGATAGGGTGAGATAAGGAAACAGTCAAGGGTTTCTAGATCAAGTTCCTTTGGGGGGGaaattttcttcctatcttctgATGTTGTGAGGGAAGCAAGAAATTGTAACTTGATTGGATGTGCGTGTGGTATTTAAAGGCAATAAAGGCCAACACATACTTAGAGACCATCTTGGATACTGAGGATGGCAGCCAAGAGTAGTGACTGTTATGATGAGAATATATTGTAGCTGTCCGTTTGTATGTGAAGAGAGGTAGTATTAGAGAGATAAAGGTGACAGTTGTAGCCAGAAAGGTAGTGTCAGTGTCCCCTTTACTCCTAGTAACCAAATGGTATTTTGGAGCCTACTACTCACCAGGTGCTGTTCTAGTGCTGAAAGGACCTTGTTATTTAGTGTGATGTTTTCTTGGTCATGTCCTGCTTTATGATATCAATGCAGGGGTtattgggaggagggaggagaggaaagcagcattttaaatttattagaCTAGTTTCCCACTtgatcttttgattttgattcttCTGTGTGCAATTAGTACATTTGGTCTCTAAACTCTTAGTTGAAAGGGGTGAAGAGCTCCCCCTCACACAAAAAGCTGTAACTGAACTTGTATTAGGGTCTtagttgctttgtttttgtttttgtttttgtttttgtttttgtttttgtttttttctttttctgagaaggTGGCTGAACATGCTTCTTGACTTAGATGTGTACAGGTTTGGAGATAATTGGGGATTTGATAGGTAGAGAAGTCCACTGAGTGGAATAATAGATCATGGCAATAATAAAAGTTGGTTGGAGATAAGGAAAGCTTTTTTATCTGAGAGGATATCTGGCCATTTTTTATCAGGAGATCTATACTGGTATTGATTTGAACCGTGCAATGACAAAGCAAATAGTAAAATACTTAATTAGAAATCCTGCAGACTGTTTTGTGTTCTAATGATTGAAGCAGTGACTTATTAGTTAAGTTATTGAATCTGGTTTTAAGGTTTTTGTCAaaagtatatttataaattaccCATGTTAAGCATTTGTTTTCcatgaaaaatgtaatttaacTCACTTTTTGGATTTATATTGTACATTAGACCGTACCTAGAAAGCAGCAACTGTTTTTTGCCCTTGTTTGTAAcctcagtgcttggcacagtacctgacacttattaggtatttaatatttaatgaataccTGATGTTTGCCTGGATGACTGACAACATCAAGTACCTACTTGTTttaccctttaattttttttgaggagtgaaacacacacatacatatgtgcacatgtatgaGAACCCAAAACCTAACTCTTTGGGCACAGTagcatttcttataaattaactTTTCAATGTGTACTGAAGGTGAAAAGTGAGTGAGTGCGTATAGATAATAGCAACTTGCTGTAAGACTCTTGTATCAGATTTGTGGTGGAACTTTTCTTTCTACAcaagtatattatataaattatgatAGTGCTTACTAGTGCCACAGGTAGTGTGTTCCAATATGGTATGACtaaataatgaagatgaaatatcaAATTTTGTCTAGTATATTTTGCCTGAATCATGAACAGCTGAAATAATTTCTGGATTTGTGTTTTAGAAGGTTAATTAGGAGAAAAACACTACAATCTATGAGAAATATCACTTATCCACATATGTAGGGTACTTTTGGTAAAAGCATGACAATCTAATAGGCTGGATTTTgtaaatgcttccttccttccttccttccttccttccttccttccttccttccttccttccttccttccttccttccttccttccttccttccttccttccttccttccttccttccttccttccttccttccttccttccttccttcttccctctctccctcctttctctctctcccttccttctttcttcctttttaaacaaCATCTTTACAGTGACACAGTTGATTTAGAGGTGTAGAGAAGATTTATTTCAATTGGATCCTCCTAATAagatgcaaactccttgagaaaagaaattttttcatttttttcctatttgtatcctcagcaagGGCCTCATACATtcaaggcatttaataaatacttgtttattgactaattgatagttaactagaaaaaatgacttggtgaatgaaataaaatgcatcCTTGGGAGTTCTTctaaaacaaaatatcttttatGTACAACAGGGCCATATGTTAAAATGATGCAAGAGTCTGGGGAACAGATGAAATAATCCTTTGAGAATACATTCTTTTTGAGAAtacattctttcattcttttcaacCTCTTTGTAGCATTTAACACTATAGACTATCCTTCCCTggatgtttctctctctttttctctctgtctttctggcttcatctctgtctgtctctgtctctgtctctgaaatTTCATGACACtattctttcttgattcttttcttacATAGAtcatttctcagtctcctttttttGGATCCATACTGTATTCCCTAAAGGGGATGGATGATGACTCAATCTGGCTGCTTATCTTTTATATGTATACTCTTGTTGATAATTTCTTTGTCCTTTAATTTTTTCGAGGcgtgaaacacacacacacacacacacacacacacacacacacacacacacacacacacacacacacacacacacgagaacCAGAAACCTAATTCTTTGGGCACAGCAGCATTTCTTCACGGTGAGATAGTGAAAAGACTTTTCAAAGTGTCTTGAAAGGGAAAAGTGAGTGGTTGAGTGTAGATAATATTGGCTTACTATAGAGGCCTTCCATCAGATTTGTTGTGAATTCTTCCTCCTACACAAGTATATTATGTAAATGATAGTACTTACTATTATAAGTGACTTTATCAATAATCAGTGActtaattatcatctctctgtGGGATTCTCAGAACAATGTATTCAGCCCCAATTTTTCTCCTACTTTCCAACTCTGCTTCTTCAGCTTCTTGGAAATTACAAATTGGGAATCACGCGACCAATGTGAGaattaattttgcttaatttACTATTTACTCCCAAGctctatgtgtgtgttttttccctcatttaggaatgaattgggggggggggaggagaaaagagtgGTAGATAgacaaaaatgggaaaggaaatgtcattgaaatatatatttgaaatgcaCAGAACAAAAGGAATCATCTCAGCAAGCAGGTAAATTTTGAGAGT
Encoded here:
- the FANCF gene encoding Fanconi anemia group F protein; the protein is MELLLEQLERFAEVLAVSRTRHAGSWGRVAVRRSLCWARYLRHVHGRFRLRGPVRAALEGRLRRLRLRPAPQDGDSAHTAPGLESGPLRSFEGLGCGEQLLALGLLENASLPSPALHELLQHLRPEEPSEEGSDERGLGDRLAELARRRAASQLLRPLLGSSPAQPDPVLRRTEAELLLLRLRQEAEAEPGAEALLLDRLWQQLPQSRWLTVVAEALLLQPAPGPRREDCSSDEDDPGSPSDLGPATATPLLAWLLSRPAPLAALCRLLPTPLLASLASRHSDLAEACLDLLWDWASHLHFDLTKGAWVGTDPEGLTWERLRDCYRSFCQAPPPLSIQARIALDSCRARDGGFEAPGLSVWTDLGRDLGLEEPPGEG